In Betta splendens chromosome 19, fBetSpl5.4, whole genome shotgun sequence, the following proteins share a genomic window:
- the zgc:92313 gene encoding serine protease 33: MWPTLLSVGIFGCLIGILPCYAQQCGRPPLREDRIVGGVDAANGAWPWQVDIQTANGHICGGSIISQNWILSAAHCFTNPSDVSSYIIYTGRYQLNNFNPSLSSYKVSQVVIPSGYTDPHTGFDLALVQLSSPITWSSYAQPICLPASSVQFPNDMLCYVTGWGNIREGVSLPGVGTLQEVQVPIISQSSCQQMYQTNPTEQVDILNDMICAGYPGGGKDSCQGDSGGPLVCKMVNGTWVQAGVVSFGLGCAKANRPGVYTRLTSYSNFILGKVPDAQLYGRANGNWCERAAVWISSLSTLLVLLHT, encoded by the exons ATGTGGCCCACATTATTGTCCGTCGGCATCTTTGGGTGTCTTATAG GGATTTTGCCGTGTTACGCTCAGCAATGTGGCCGACCACCATTAAGGGAGGACAGAATCGTGGGAGGGGTAGATGCAGCAAATGGGGCCTGGCCTTGGCAGGTAGACATACAG ACTGCAAATGGTCACATCTGCGGAGGCTCCATCATATCGCAGAACTGGATCCTTTCAGCTGCTCATTGTTTCACAAA CCCATCTGACGTGAGTTCTTACATCATCTACACGGGCCGGTACCAGCTGAATAACTTCAACCCGAGCCTGTCATCATATAAAGTGAGTCAGGTGGTGATCCCATCCGGTTACACGGACCCCCACACTGGCTTCGACCTGGCCCTGGTGCAGCTGTCCAGCCCAATAACCTGGTCCAGTTACGCCCAGCCCATCTGTTTACCTGCGTCCAGCGTCCAGTTCCCAAATGATATGCTGTGCTACGTCACTGGATGGGGGAACATCAGGGAAGGAG TCTCTCTGCCTGGAGTCGGGACTCTGCAGGAAGTACAGGTGCCAATCATCTCCCAGAGTTCATGCCAGCAGATGTACCAGACAAACCCGACGGAGCAGGTGGACATCCTGAATGACATGATCTGTGCTGGATACCCGGGTGGTGGCAAAGACTCCTGCCAG GGTGATTCGGGAGGCCCTCTCGTCTGCAAGATGGTAAACGGGACCTGGGTGCAGGCTGGGGTGGTGAGCTTTGGACTGGGCTGTGCTAAGGCAAACCGGCCAGGCGTGTATACCAGACTGACCAGCTACTCCAACTTCATCCTGGGGAAGGTACCAGACGCCCAGCTGTACGGCCGAGCAAACGGGAACTGGTGTGAGAGGGCGGCCGTGTGGATAAGTAGTCTGTCGACCCTGCTGGTCCTGCTACACACTTAA
- the mapk7 gene encoding mitogen-activated protein kinase 7 → MTTKEVVEGKNNQPVAMCPESIAANKGRENPNQRGVQAAGGTTDTSTAAKNLALLKARSLDVKFDVGEEYDIIETIGTGAYGVVSSARRRDNGQQVAIKKISNAFEVLTNAKRTLRELKILKHFKHDNIIAIKDILQPNLPHSAFKSVYVVLDLMESDLHQIIHSAQTLTPEHTRYFLYQLLRGLKYVHSANVIHRDLKPSNLLVNENCELKIGDFGMARGLSSHPEESYSFMTEYVATRWYRAPELLLSLNHYSLAIDLWSVGCIFAEMLGRKQLFPGNNYIHQLQLILSVLGTPTEDIIGAIRSDRIRSYVQSLPPNFAVPLAKQYPQAEPEALDLLAAMLRFDPRKRISVTQALEHPYLAKYHDPDDEPICVPAFDFEFDKLQLNNEQIKEAILMEIQDFHRNKQSCRQRLQFRPMSRVSSGAAAQGNNQRDVQSSAANLTKSTLVPMAQQPQAAQQMRVGKSQQQQEQTPAEGNHAFTNQLQTLNKPTTFLDLSPPRVTHNLPHLSKTESCPVDVDMPSANSDSGQLETIDLTTPVSGQDAASEAMRDGETQEQLTSGQVALTQHTKSQAMAEATTSIPATPAQNMTPLPTTVPSFSLSAAQVQSLSQSLSKSLSKNARPPPGAAEGTRKEGAISEDTRIALKAAILKSSLRNKCRGDGGASVLGLDVSGAGGASSALSSAPESRRPVTAQERQREREEKRRKRQERAREKERKMKEKERREGRQGDSLGGVLLSDDDKSRLQRWTKMMDSRNEKSVNSDGAQNKNCTVNMHRGVSIADNSQGGQNNKTDTEGRNLQCHAPIIPQVKDLFQPPSTQQPSLLLQMKQRKTLTNIGVAVGGGMDVMTVTRGYIENDTMKPHDESRQVGFSCLGNWSTQQLEAKPQQPQPNRKVQPLTSAFLQSQGQTQSQTQPDPQPQLQLLPLENFLTKTLSTSDTNGKVDVVQRKNFNSHLNPSTTSAGSMEKLCLSVGEKSGPPTTNPLCGDLGVSQPHPSLGFTDTGQQGPSIAPDIHTVTVQLSKSQVEDVLPPVFSVTPKGSGAGYGVGFDLDDLLNQSLSDLQHCDRDSFDSAPLSASLLSDWSEVHRMTPADLESLQQELQLGSPMILSDTIPPDT, encoded by the exons ATGACAACTAAGGAGGTTGTAGAAGGTAAAAACAACCAACCTGTGGCCATGTGCCCTGAAAGTATAGctgcaaacaaaggcagagaaaacCCCAACCAGCGTGGAGTGCAAGCGGCAGGAGGCACAACAGACACCAGCACAGCGGCGAAGAACCTGGCCTTGTTAAAAGCTCGCTCCCTGGATGTGAAGTTTGATGTTGGAGAGGAGTATGATATTATAGAAACCATTGGTACTGGGGCCTATGGCGTTGTCTCATCTGCCAGGAGACGGGATAACG GCCAGCAGGTGGCAATAAAGAAGATATCCAATGCTTTTGAAGTGCTGACAAATGCCAAACGGACCTTGCGAGAGCTAAAGATTCTCAAGCACTTCAAGCATGACAACATTATTGCCATCAAAGATATCCTGCAGCCAAACCTTCCACATTCTGCCTTCAAGTCTGT ATATGTGGTGCTCGACCTGATGGAGAGCGACTTGCATCAGATCATCCACTCGGCCCAGACGCTCACCCCGGAGCACACGCGCTACTTTCTGTACCAGCTCCTCCGTGGCCTTAAGTACGTGCACTCTGCCAACGTCATCCACCGTGACCTCAAACCCTCCAACCTGTTGGTAAACGAGAACTGCGAGCTGAAAATCGGTGACTTCGGCATGGCCAGGGGTCTCAGCTCGCACCCCGAGGAGTCTTATTCCTTCATGACTGAATATGTGGCAACTCGATGGTACCGTGCTCCCGAACTCCTGCTGTCTCTAAATCACTATAGTTTGGCCATAGACTTGTGGTCTGTGGGCTGCATCTTTGCAGAAATGCTCGGACGCAAGCAGCTTTTTCCTGGGAACAACTATATCCACCAGCTCCAGCTTATTTTGTCTGTGTTGGGAACTCCCACTGAGGATATAATTGGTGCTATTAGGTCAGACAGAATACGTTCTTATGTTCAGAGTCTTCCACCAAACTTTGCTGTGCCTTTGGCCAAACAATACCCACAAGCTGAACCAGAAGCTTTGGACCTTTTGGCTGCCATGCTGCGCTTTGACCCTCGTAAACGAATCAGTGTGACTCAAGCTCTGGAGCATCCTTACCTCGCTAAGTACCATGACCCCGACGACGAGCCGATTTGTGTGCCCGCTTTTGATTTTGAATTTGACAAACTTCAGCTGAACAATGAACAAATTAAAGAGGCCATTCTGATGGAGATCCAGGACTTTCATCGGAACAAGCAGAGCTGTCGGCAGAGACTGCAGTTCAGACCCATGTCGAGGGTgagcagtggagctgcagcgcaaGGCAATAACCAGCGTGACGTTCAAAGCTCGGCGGCCAATCTCACCAAATCCACACTGGTTCCCATGGCACAGCAGCCACAAGCAGCACAGCAAATGAGAGTAGGGAAATCTCAACAGCAACAAGAGCAGACACCAGCAGAAGGGAACCACGCATTCACAAACCAGCTGCAAACACTTAATAAACCTACGACTTTTTTAGACCTCTCTCCACCTCGTGTGACCCACAATTTGCCTCACCTCTCCAAAACTGAAAGCTGTCCAGTTGATGTGGACATGCCCAGTGCCAACTCTGATAGCGGTCAGTTAGAGACTATAGACTTAACGACTCCTGTGTCTGGTCAAGATGCAGCCTCGGAGGCGATGAGAGACGGAGAGACACAGGAACAGCTCACCAGCGGTCAGGTTGCTCTGACTCAGCACACCAAAAGCCAGGCTATGGCAGAGGCTACCACCAGTATTCCTGCAACACCAGCACAAAACATGACACCTTTACCCACCACTGTGCCTTCATTTTCCCTCTCAGCGGCACAGGTCCAGTCACTGTCCCAGTCCCTTTCAAAGTCACTGTCCAAGAATGCCCGGCCTCCTCCAGGTGCCGCGGAGGGAACTCGAAAAGAAGGAGCAATATCAGAGGACACTAGAATCGCACTTAAAGCAGCTATATTGAAATCATCTCTGAGAAATAAATGCAGGGGTG ATGGAGGTGCCTCTGTTCTGGGCCTGGATGTcagtggagcaggaggtgcGTCGTCCGCCCTGTCTTCAGCTCCGGAGTCGCGCCGGCCTGTCACAGCCCAGGAGCGtcaacgagagagagaggagaaaagaaggaagaggcaggagcgggcgagagagaaggagaggaaaatgaaggaaaaggagagaagggagggaAGGCAGGGCGACTCGCTGGGCGGGGTTCTGTTGAGCGACGACGACAAAAGCCGCTTGCAGCGCTGGACAAAGATGATGGACAGCCGCAATGAGAAATCTGTGAACAGTGATGGAGCCCAGAACAAAAACTGCACCGTGAACATGCACAGGGGTGTCTCTATTGCAGATAATAGTCAAGGAGGACAGAACAATAAAACAGACACTGAGGGAAGGAACCTCCAGTGTCACGCGCCAATAATCCCCCAAGTTAAAGACCTATTTCAGCCTCCCAGCACCCAACAACCGTCCTTACTTCTCCagatgaagcagaggaagactTTGACCAATATAGGTGTTGCTGTAGGTGGAGGCATGGACGTGATGACTGTCACCAGGGGCTATATTGAAAACGACACAATGAAACCACACGATGAAAGCAGGCAGGTTGGTTTTAGCTGTTTGGGAAACTGGAGCACGCAGCAATTGGAGGCAAAGCCACAACAACCGCAGCCAAACAGAAAAGTGCAGCCTCTGACGTCGGCCTTTCTTCAGTCACAGGGCCAAACTCAAAGCCAAACCCAACCGGACCCCCAACCTCAGTTACAGCTTCTTCCCCTTGAGAATTTTTTGACTAAAACGCTAAGCACCAGTGACACAAACGGGAAGGTGGATGTCGTGCAACGGAAGAACTTCAACTCTCACCTCAACCCTTCAACTACGAGTGCTGGGTCCATGGAgaagctgtgtctgtctgtgggagAGAAATCAGGGCCACCGACGACAAACCCCCTTTGCGGGGATCTGGGGGTCTCGCAGCCCCACCCCAGCTTAGGATTCACAGACACTGGGCAGCAAGGGCCCTCCATTGCCCCCGACATCCATACAGTCACAGTGCAACTGTCAAAGTCCCAG GTAGAGGATGTTCTCCCCCCAGTGTTTTCAGTCACCCCTAAAGGCAGTGGTGCTGGGTACGGTGTGGGCTTTGACCTCGACGACCTTCTCAACCAGTCTCTCTCAGACCTGCAGCACTGTGACCGGGACAG TTTTGACTCGGCCCCTCTTTCCGCCTCCCTCTTGTCTGACTGGAGCGAGGTTCACCGCATGACGCCGGCTGATCTGGAatctctgcagcaggagctgcagcttggCTCTCCCATGATCCTCTCTGACACCATACCCCCAGACACATGA